The genomic stretch CATTGGCAAATACATTAATAGCGGTATATGCTTTTATAATCGGAAAAGGATACAAAGCTATTTTTGCAAAAATAGATAAAGTAAAGATGATAGAGATGATCAAGTATTCAGTTGTCCTTATACCGAATTCGTTTATGTGGTGGATAATAAATTCTTCAGATCACATTATGGTTACAAGCATGATAGGCGTGGCGGCAAATGGAGTGTACGCAATTTCGTATAAGGTGCCGACACTTATTAACACATTTACCGGTATTTTTAATCAAGCATGGGGCTATTCCGCAATCAAAGAAGAAGGATCTAAAGATGAAACGGAGTATAGCAATAAAGTGTTTGCTAACCTTATATCAGCCATTATGATTATTGGAATATGCATGATGTCGATAATTAAACCTTTTTTAAATGTATATGTTGCAGATGAGTATTTTGAAGCTTGGAAATATACTCCGTTTTTAATCGTTGGTATAGTATATATAACACTTGGCACATTTTTATCAACAAGTTATATGATACATAAAGATAGTATGGGGTTTTTGTTATCAGGCTCTTTTGGCGCAATGCTTAATATAATATTGAATTTCCTGCTAATACCATTAATCGGAGTATATGGTGCAGCGATAGCAACATGTGTAAGTTATATTGGTATATTCTCATTTAGGGTTTTCCACACAAGGAAATATTTGAAGTATAAAGTTCTTACAAGGGATTTTTGTATTGGAACAGTTGCGCTTTGGCTTTCTGGTGCTCTTATGTTTGTAGACAATTTAGTTGGGCAGATTTGTCAGATATTGATTGCATTTGTAATAATTGTACTGTTCCAAAAGACATGGAAGCCATTGCTATTTAGAATTATAGATAAAGTAAAGAAGGTAAAAAAATGAAGAAAGTATCAATTGTAATTCCATTATATAAATCAGAAAAATTTTTAACAAAACTATTGGATTCTATTATGAATCAGACATACAAAAATATTGAAATAATTCTAGTGGATGATGGTTCACCTGATACTAGCGGTGAAATAGCGGATAATTATGCAAAAAAAGATAATAGATTTTTGGTCATTCATAAAGAAAATGGTGGCTGTTGCGATGCTAGAAATAAGGGGTTAGAAAAAGCTTCTGGTGAATATTTAATGTTTGCAGATGGGGATGACTGGATGGAATTAGACTGTATTGAATATTTGGTTAGGATTGCAGAAGACAATGGATGTGAAATGTCAACAACAGATGCAATATTCACTACGAGAAATAGAGAACAGAATAATTTTGATAGTATTAGAGTGATGAATAAGTCAGATGCAGTAGCCAGTATAATTAATACTTTTTATATTCCAGTTGGTCCATGGAATAAATTATATAGTATGAAAATAGTAAAGGAAAATAATCTTTCATTTTCTGTTCCTTGGTTTGGCGAAGGACTTTATTTTTCCGCTATGGCGGCACAATATTCCAATAAGATGGCGGTTGGGCATCGAAAAGTATATAATTATAGGCTAAATAATCCTAATAGTGGATGTACACTTAAAGAAGTACAAAATGGTATTAATTCAATGAATAATATTCTCTATATCAAAAAGAGCTTGAAAGTAAACTCGAAATCAATTGAAGATGCATTAAATTGGCATATATGGACCAATTATTTTCATTTAGCTGATTATATTTATTCTGCATCTGCAGTGAAAGAATATAAAAATGAATACATAGAAGCTAAAAGTGAAATGAGAGTTTATATGCCAAAAGTAATGAAAAATAGTACTATTTCAGTTTCTGATAAAATCAAAATTTTATTAAAGACGATATTCCCTGTATTTTTCATTAAGTATGGAGATTATAAAGCAAAAAGAGCATTTCAAAACGATACAATGGAGTAAAATATTATGGGAATAAAATTGAGATTAAAAAAAATATTTTTACGAAGAGAATATCTGCCAATTTCACATCTGGTTCAAGAGAATAAAGAATTCGATGGTAAAGTAGCTTTAATCTCTGGCGGTTCTGGTGGAATTGGACTTGCAATTGCAAAGTCATTACAGGAAGCGGGGGGGACTGTTGTAATTGCAGGAACAAACGAAAAGAAACTTGAGTCTCTTAAAATGGAAACAGGATTAGATGCCATTGTTATGAATTACTATAAAACGGAATCCTTTGATACTGTTATTAAGGAAGTAGTTGCTCGACATGGGAAATTAGATGTATTTATCAGTTCGGCAGGAGTCCATACTGAAAAGGTGGATTTCTGGACAATGAATTCCGATGAATTCAATAGGGTAATGGATATTAATCTTAAAGGAGTATTTTTTGCATGCCAGTCAGTTGGTAAGTATATGAAGTCGAATAAGATAAGAGGAAGTATTTTACTAGTTTCTTCTTCAAGAGGTTCTGAACCAGCATGGTCTCCTTATGGCATTTCGAAATGGGGATTAAAAGGGTTGACAGAGGGGCTTGCAAAAATGTTTGTACCTTATGGTATTAATGTAAATTCTATTGCACCGGGATCTACAGCTACTAGTTTGATTGGTGTAAAAGAAGGAGATAGTATATCTTCAAGTGAAAATGAATTAGGTAGATTAGTCATGCCTGATGAGGTAGCTACTCTTGCTAAATTACTGGTAAGTGATGCAGGTAAGATGATAGATGGTGAGGTTGTTCATATCGCAGGTGGAAGGTGAACTTTTGACATTAGGTGATAAAATATAGTTAGTGTGATAAAGGAGAAGATACAAAGATGATGAAAATTAAATCATTTTATGAAAAGATGAGAAAAGTTCGATTAAGCAAAAAATGTAAATCGCTTAGGAATACAAATCTATCTTTGGTTTCAAATAATTGCACGGGGGGGGAATTCTTCATGATTTTGGAATGAAATTTAATACCCCGTTACACAAAAGTTTGACGAGCACAATCTTTTGATTGGTGGAATCAATAAAGTTCTTAATAAAAACATTTCATGGAAGAAATAAGAAACAAGAAACCAGCTAGCGATTGTGAACTTACAAAGTAACGTTGGTTAACAGGTAGAAAGCACAGAAGCAGCAAAAAATAAGGGGCGCTTCCAATGTAGTCAACATAGAAGATAAAAAAATGTGTCTGTCAGTGCGTCCAGATTAAGGACATATCATTGTGAATGTCAATGAAAATATTTACCACCTGACATTTTGAAAGTTTACCAGGTTGATACCGAATTAGTTTACCATTCCAACGATTTTGACATTCAAAAAGTTTACCACTCGTGACACTGAAAAAGTTTACCATTTGACAGTGAAAGAGTTTACCACTTTGCTTCTGATAAAGGGGAATACCCTGGAGCATTCCCCATATGTTATTACATTGTAACAACGACATCTGTCAATTCATCAAGTGCCTGGCAGTAATCATCGATTTCCTGTTACAGTTCTTTGATCTCCATCTGCTGATCAAAAATGGTTTCAAGCGCCTCTTGGTATTTGATATACAACTGGTTGTATGGTAGGTTATTCATGAACAGATTCCTCCTTCCCGTTTTCTGATACCACAGCGGCATGTTCTGCACGGTAAGGATTATCCGAATTCATATTTAATACATGTGACCGAAAAGTAAGCCTGTCAATTAATGCAGTTACCATGGTCTGGTTTTCAAACATGGTAGTCCATTCGGAGAACCGTAGATTTGTTGAAACGATGACACTTTTCCGCTCTGCACGGTCTGCCACGACTTTGAATAGTAGCTCTGACTGATGCCGGTTAAAGGTCAGATAGCTCAGCTCATCAATAATAAGTAATTCAGCTTTGGATATCTGTTTTTCCAATCGAACCAACCGATGATTGTCCTGAGCTTCAATGAGCTCATTGGAAAGATTAGCTGCTGTATAGAACTTTACATTCATGCCCTGCATACAGGCCTTCACGCCAAGCCCTATGGACAGGTGGGTCTTGCCGGTTCCAGGATTGCCTATCATTACGATATTCTGTTTCTTTGTAACAAAGTCGCAGGAGGCAAGTTCTTTTAAAAATGCTTCGTCCATGTGTTCGAAGCGGGAAAGATCCAGTTCATCCATGGTCTTTATATAAGGGAAAGAAGCCACTTTTATTTTTCGTTTGCGAGTGCTTTCCTGTCTGGAATCCAGTTCCAGTTTCATCAACTGTATGAGGAAATACTCATAGCCCTGATTCTTATCTAACTGTCGTATAACATCGGCGTAATTGTTGAACATCGGTGTCCGCAACTGCTTAGAATACATTTCAATGGTTTGTACCTGCAATTCTTTCAATGTATAGCCACCCCACATTTCTCATCGTATTTGGTGAGATCCATCTGAGTAACCGGAATTTCATTACTTAGATATACGATATTTGATTCTGGGTTCTCATGGAGCTGGCTCCGTATCATATCCACGGACGGCACGATGTTTTTTGGAAGCTGTTCCCTGATGGAAAGGATTCTTTCTTCGCCATAGTCAACGCATAGACGCAGGAGCTTTACCATCTCCTTATTGCCGCCCGGAAGCAGTCTTCCCCAGTCGAGCAGTTCCTTGGTCACATTTCGTCTGACAGGCTTTGCCTGAAATACAGCGCGTGGCTTTCTTTCCAGAAGGTCGATGTAATGCTCCAAACGGTATTCTATTTTACCGGATCCATAGAGCCGACAAAAGGTTGAAGCCAACTCCCCCTCATGGAAGATACATACCTCATTGGCATAGCCTTTTACAGTCATCTGTTTACGTAGATAGCGGACAGGGACCGAGTAATCATTCTTATCAAACCGGAGGGTTGAATAATCTCCAACTGTTGGAGTAGCAATACGGCTGGTATCGTAGCGGTAAGCTGGGATCTGCTTTAAATAGTACCATTCTTCCTCATAAGCTTCCTTTACGGTGCAGGAGCGTGAATCTACCTTGTGAGCGTTCCGATAATTCAGACAATCCTTGATAAGATGTTCATTCAACTCTGCAAGGTTAGCGACTCTTGGAACCGGCACCATGAAATTTCGGCGGGCATAACCCACCAGATTTTCTACCAGACCTTTTTCATTACCACTGGCAATGTTACAGAAATCTGTTTGGAAAGCATAGTGGGCGGCAAATGACCTATACCCTTTCGTAGCTCTGGCATGCAGACCAAAACCGTCACTTACAGCTACCTTGGCATTGTCAAAGATGAGCCTTTTAGGAATGCCCTTGAAATAATCAAACATTCTCTGCTGGGCTTCCAGAAAGGACTCCAGATTCTGTGAATAAAATGCCTGTACAAAAATGTCGCAGCTGTAGCAGAGCCTTCCGCAGAAGAAGTTGATTTTTGTTTTCTTACCATCCAGATAGATGGTGGCTTCACCCCAGTCGATTTGAATGGCATCGCCTGCATCGTATTCCAATGGGATATCGGCCTGGGGAGGGACAAGATGTTCAGCCCGTAGATTTCGTACTACTTCCCGAACTGTAGAGTAGGAACCAGTAAAGTTTTTTTCTACAACAAGCCGGTCATATATTCGTTTGGCAGTATGCTGTTGTTTGGACAGCTTTTCTTCCATGTCCTGCTTTATGC from Lacrimispora sphenoides JCM 1415 encodes the following:
- a CDS encoding oligosaccharide flippase family protein, translating into MKESRSKYLLKNTAIFTIGNFATKIISFFLIPLYTSSLCTAEYGIVDLVATIPTVTIPIITLNIIESVMRFNMDKDADKDKITKIGMVILLVSMVVGLILIPICRLWDKVDGLETIIYLYVISLAASQLFLCDLRGKEELVKYCIGNIANTALIALFNICFLVIFKLGITGYLLAYTLANTLIAVYAFIIGKGYKAIFAKIDKVKMIEMIKYSVVLIPNSFMWWIINSSDHIMVTSMIGVAANGVYAISYKVPTLINTFTGIFNQAWGYSAIKEEGSKDETEYSNKVFANLISAIMIIGICMMSIIKPFLNVYVADEYFEAWKYTPFLIVGIVYITLGTFLSTSYMIHKDSMGFLLSGSFGAMLNIILNFLLIPLIGVYGAAIATCVSYIGIFSFRVFHTRKYLKYKVLTRDFCIGTVALWLSGALMFVDNLVGQICQILIAFVIIVLFQKTWKPLLFRIIDKVKKVKK
- a CDS encoding glycosyltransferase family 2 protein, with amino-acid sequence MKKVSIVIPLYKSEKFLTKLLDSIMNQTYKNIEIILVDDGSPDTSGEIADNYAKKDNRFLVIHKENGGCCDARNKGLEKASGEYLMFADGDDWMELDCIEYLVRIAEDNGCEMSTTDAIFTTRNREQNNFDSIRVMNKSDAVASIINTFYIPVGPWNKLYSMKIVKENNLSFSVPWFGEGLYFSAMAAQYSNKMAVGHRKVYNYRLNNPNSGCTLKEVQNGINSMNNILYIKKSLKVNSKSIEDALNWHIWTNYFHLADYIYSASAVKEYKNEYIEAKSEMRVYMPKVMKNSTISVSDKIKILLKTIFPVFFIKYGDYKAKRAFQNDTME
- a CDS encoding SDR family NAD(P)-dependent oxidoreductase — translated: MGIKLRLKKIFLRREYLPISHLVQENKEFDGKVALISGGSGGIGLAIAKSLQEAGGTVVIAGTNEKKLESLKMETGLDAIVMNYYKTESFDTVIKEVVARHGKLDVFISSAGVHTEKVDFWTMNSDEFNRVMDINLKGVFFACQSVGKYMKSNKIRGSILLVSSSRGSEPAWSPYGISKWGLKGLTEGLAKMFVPYGINVNSIAPGSTATSLIGVKEGDSISSSENELGRLVMPDEVATLAKLLVSDAGKMIDGEVVHIAGGR
- the istB gene encoding IS21-like element helper ATPase IstB translates to MKELQVQTIEMYSKQLRTPMFNNYADVIRQLDKNQGYEYFLIQLMKLELDSRQESTRKRKIKVASFPYIKTMDELDLSRFEHMDEAFLKELASCDFVTKKQNIVMIGNPGTGKTHLSIGLGVKACMQGMNVKFYTAANLSNELIEAQDNHRLVRLEKQISKAELLIIDELSYLTFNRHQSELLFKVVADRAERKSVIVSTNLRFSEWTTMFENQTMVTALIDRLTFRSHVLNMNSDNPYRAEHAAVVSENGKEESVHE
- the istA gene encoding IS21 family transposase — protein: MIIEVDLYSQIRTLHTEGESQRSIAKRLGISRQTVKKYCEGSTHPNVRKSYTRTNNVITNDIKSFIIACIKQDMEEKLSKQQHTAKRIYDRLVVEKNFTGSYSTVREVVRNLRAEHLVPPQADIPLEYDAGDAIQIDWGEATIYLDGKKTKINFFCGRLCYSCDIFVQAFYSQNLESFLEAQQRMFDYFKGIPKRLIFDNAKVAVSDGFGLHARATKGYRSFAAHYAFQTDFCNIASGNEKGLVENLVGYARRNFMVPVPRVANLAELNEHLIKDCLNYRNAHKVDSRSCTVKEAYEEEWYYLKQIPAYRYDTSRIATPTVGDYSTLRFDKNDYSVPVRYLRKQMTVKGYANEVCIFHEGELASTFCRLYGSGKIEYRLEHYIDLLERKPRAVFQAKPVRRNVTKELLDWGRLLPGGNKEMVKLLRLCVDYGEERILSIREQLPKNIVPSVDMIRSQLHENPESNIVYLSNEIPVTQMDLTKYDEKCGVAIH